Proteins encoded together in one uncultured Sphaerochaeta sp. window:
- the tkt gene encoding transketolase encodes MKTNKLADAIRILSMDGVQKANSGHPGAPMGMADIAEVLWRKTMAHNPKNPQWVNRDRFVLSNGHASMLIYSLLHLSGYDLGIEDLKQFRQLHSRTAGHPEYKLTPGVETTTGPLGQGIANAVGMALAEKNLAAKFNKDGFPVVDHYTYTFLGDGCMMEGISHEVASLAGTWKLGKLIAFYDDNGISIDGEVGGWFTDDTAKRFESYGWQVFRNVDGHDSDAIQKALSAARYESSKPSLIMCKTTIGYGSPNKEGTESCHGAALGEAEVELSRKKLGWEYDEKFFVPQEIYDAWDQSERGAKLEGKWNDLFASYKKEYPAEAAELERRLSGQFPTDWEAEFDKAIKSWQNDKVKVASRKASQMALDVLGSLFPELLGGSADLAPSNLTEWKGSEAFDPKTGKGNYLHFGVREFGMAAILNGVALHGGFLSFGATFLMFMEYARNALRMAALMGVRNVYVFTHDSIGLGEDGPTHQPVEQIANLRMTPNMVTWRPCDAVETGVAWKSAIKRTDGPSALLLSRQNLAPQDRSDEQLSQIAQGAYVLYESGDKPEVILIGTGSEVELAVSAAKKLAEEKVAVRVVSMPSPEVFDKQDAAYKEAVLPSAVTARVAVEAAWADYWYKYVGLNGKIIGMRSFGESAPAGELYKLFGITTEAVYEAAKELL; translated from the coding sequence ATGAAAACGAATAAACTTGCTGATGCAATCCGCATATTGAGCATGGATGGCGTGCAGAAGGCCAACTCTGGTCACCCAGGTGCCCCAATGGGCATGGCAGATATTGCTGAGGTCTTGTGGCGCAAGACCATGGCACATAATCCCAAGAATCCACAATGGGTCAACCGTGACCGCTTTGTGCTTTCCAACGGTCATGCTTCAATGTTGATTTACTCATTGTTGCACCTCAGTGGCTATGACTTGGGAATTGAGGATCTGAAGCAATTTAGACAGCTCCACTCCCGTACAGCTGGACACCCAGAATATAAACTTACCCCTGGTGTAGAGACTACCACTGGACCGCTTGGACAGGGTATCGCGAATGCGGTAGGTATGGCTCTTGCAGAAAAGAACCTTGCTGCCAAATTCAACAAGGATGGGTTCCCCGTCGTTGACCACTACACCTACACGTTCCTTGGCGACGGTTGTATGATGGAAGGAATCAGCCACGAAGTAGCTTCTTTGGCTGGAACCTGGAAATTGGGCAAGCTTATTGCTTTCTACGACGATAACGGCATCTCCATCGATGGTGAAGTGGGTGGTTGGTTTACTGATGATACTGCCAAGCGCTTCGAGTCATATGGGTGGCAGGTATTCAGAAATGTTGACGGCCACGATTCTGATGCAATTCAGAAGGCCCTTTCAGCTGCAAGATATGAATCTTCCAAGCCTTCTTTGATCATGTGCAAGACGACTATTGGCTATGGGTCTCCCAACAAGGAAGGTACTGAGTCCTGTCATGGTGCAGCCCTTGGGGAAGCCGAGGTTGAACTCTCCCGCAAGAAGTTAGGCTGGGAGTATGATGAAAAGTTCTTTGTACCTCAGGAGATCTACGATGCATGGGATCAAAGCGAACGGGGTGCCAAGCTTGAAGGTAAGTGGAATGACCTCTTTGCCTCCTACAAGAAGGAATACCCTGCTGAGGCAGCTGAGCTCGAGAGAAGACTCTCAGGCCAGTTCCCCACTGACTGGGAAGCTGAGTTCGACAAAGCGATCAAGAGCTGGCAGAATGACAAGGTCAAGGTAGCAAGCAGAAAGGCAAGCCAGATGGCCCTTGATGTATTGGGTTCCTTGTTCCCTGAACTCCTTGGTGGATCAGCAGACCTCGCTCCTTCCAACTTGACTGAGTGGAAGGGCTCTGAAGCCTTCGATCCCAAGACAGGAAAGGGCAATTACCTCCACTTTGGAGTTCGTGAGTTCGGTATGGCTGCAATCCTCAACGGTGTTGCACTTCATGGTGGATTCCTCTCCTTCGGTGCTACATTCCTTATGTTCATGGAGTATGCTCGTAATGCTCTACGCATGGCAGCCTTGATGGGTGTCAGAAACGTCTATGTATTTACCCATGACTCCATTGGTCTTGGTGAAGATGGACCTACCCACCAGCCTGTTGAGCAGATTGCAAACCTTCGCATGACTCCCAATATGGTTACTTGGAGACCTTGTGATGCAGTGGAGACTGGTGTTGCTTGGAAGAGTGCAATCAAGAGAACTGATGGTCCTTCTGCTCTTCTGTTGAGCCGTCAGAACCTTGCTCCACAGGATCGCAGTGACGAGCAGCTCTCCCAGATTGCACAGGGTGCTTACGTACTCTATGAATCAGGGGATAAGCCAGAAGTTATCCTGATCGGTACCGGCAGTGAGGTTGAGCTTGCTGTCAGTGCTGCGAAGAAGCTTGCTGAGGAAAAGGTCGCCGTCCGTGTAGTTTCGATGCCTTCTCCAGAGGTATTCGACAAGCAGGATGCTGCATACAAGGAAGCTGTACTTCCCTCTGCAGTTACCGCTAGAGTCGCTGTTGAAGCCGCTTGGGCTGACTACTGGTACAAGTACGTTGGACTGAACGGAAAGATCATCGGCATGCGTTCCTTTGGTGAATCAGCACCTGCTGGTGAGCTGTACAAGCTCTTCGGCATCACTACTGAAGCAGTCTACGAGGCTGCCAAGGAACTGCTCTAA
- a CDS encoding methyltransferase domain-containing protein, translating to MIDSSKYYDLHAKQYLSTTRDVDMTSHYALFLPSIPSGGRILDAGCGSGRDSRYFLDRGYQVDSFDLSESMVKAACELTGLPVRQLSFQQMDYKNAFDGIWACASLLHVPMEELPLVFERMAVALKEQGVLYCSFKLQANDFQREGRHFTCFTTDAFRQFVDELPWFSLEELVETRDLRPGRAEEHWINAILKKVSAPPEG from the coding sequence GTGATTGATTCATCAAAATACTATGACCTGCATGCCAAGCAGTATCTATCTACAACCCGAGATGTCGATATGACCTCCCACTATGCCTTGTTCCTCCCGTCTATCCCTTCTGGTGGTCGTATCCTTGATGCAGGGTGTGGTAGTGGGCGTGATTCACGATACTTCCTTGACCGTGGATACCAGGTGGATTCTTTTGATCTGAGCGAGTCAATGGTAAAGGCTGCCTGTGAACTCACAGGGCTGCCAGTACGGCAACTCTCCTTCCAGCAAATGGATTACAAGAACGCATTCGATGGGATTTGGGCCTGCGCTTCACTGCTGCATGTACCAATGGAAGAACTGCCTCTTGTCTTTGAAAGAATGGCCGTTGCACTGAAAGAACAGGGTGTACTCTACTGTTCTTTTAAGTTGCAAGCAAATGACTTTCAGAGAGAAGGAAGACACTTCACCTGTTTTACTACAGATGCATTTAGGCAGTTTGTTGATGAGCTGCCATGGTTCTCCCTAGAAGAGCTGGTCGAGACCCGGGACCTCCGCCCGGGAAGGGCTGAGGAGCATTGGATCAATGCCATACTCAAGAAAGTTTCTGCACCACCGGAAGGTTGA
- a CDS encoding sensor domain-containing diguanylate cyclase: MDLEQYRLIVESSPNMIWRSNLSTECDYFNRTWLEFTGHTMEEEYGFGWASGVHPDDFDRCVKIYLDNFKLQKPFEMDYRLKRYDGQYRWINDRGVPFYNEDNVFIGFIGSCMDVTEKIEGQRLKEMAQNDALCQTYNRQYSHQLLLEVFNQAGKEGLPLSILMMDIDSFKTVNDRYGHGAGDIVLTNVAAAAKKELRKDDILGRYGGDEFLIGLKCTSHESALVIAKHIRTAIEKTEIKVSATTTLKVSVSIGVKCLQGESTLDELINNADKKLYEAKSEGKNRVTG, translated from the coding sequence ATGGATTTAGAACAGTATCGTTTGATTGTCGAATCTTCACCAAACATGATATGGAGATCAAATCTCAGCACTGAATGTGACTATTTCAATAGAACGTGGCTCGAATTCACTGGGCATACTATGGAAGAAGAATATGGCTTTGGATGGGCATCAGGGGTTCACCCTGATGATTTTGATAGATGCGTAAAGATCTATCTTGATAATTTCAAACTGCAGAAACCATTTGAGATGGACTACCGCCTCAAGCGATACGACGGTCAGTATAGATGGATTAATGACCGCGGGGTTCCTTTCTATAATGAGGATAATGTCTTTATTGGCTTCATAGGAAGCTGCATGGATGTTACAGAAAAAATTGAAGGCCAGCGACTGAAGGAAATGGCACAAAACGATGCGTTATGCCAGACCTATAACCGACAGTATTCACACCAATTATTGTTGGAGGTTTTCAATCAAGCGGGTAAAGAAGGTCTGCCTCTAAGCATTTTGATGATGGATATTGATAGCTTCAAGACTGTTAATGATAGATATGGTCACGGGGCTGGAGATATCGTACTGACAAACGTTGCAGCTGCAGCAAAGAAGGAACTACGTAAAGACGATATTTTAGGACGTTACGGTGGTGATGAGTTTTTAATCGGCCTAAAATGTACAAGTCATGAGTCGGCGCTTGTGATTGCTAAGCATATCAGGACTGCAATTGAAAAGACCGAGATTAAGGTATCCGCAACAACAACACTCAAGGTTTCTGTGAGCATCGGAGTGAAATGCTTACAAGGTGAATCTACACTTGATGAACTCATTAATAATGCTGATAAGAAATTGTATGAGGCAAAATCAGAGGGAAAGAACAGAGTAACAGGTTGA